The Ancylobacter sp. WKF20 genome contains a region encoding:
- a CDS encoding TetR/AcrR family transcriptional regulator, with amino-acid sequence MKSVPQKGVAVGLRERKKDRTRADLLAVALELFDKQGFAETTINQIADAVDVSPRTLLRYFSTKEDIVVSWVEEGMSVFISSLADRPTSEAAHVSLLASARAMLAHYQTQASFYLTIERTIASSSAIRARKLEMSSQLAEQVTQLLKERSGSSGAGDWHAVLYPAVVFSVLRIVIGRWVEDNGNRPLLELFDEASALIRFGD; translated from the coding sequence TTGAAATCTGTTCCGCAAAAAGGGGTCGCTGTGGGTCTTCGAGAGCGCAAGAAAGATAGGACCCGCGCCGATCTACTGGCGGTCGCGCTTGAGCTTTTCGACAAGCAGGGTTTTGCAGAGACCACGATTAACCAGATCGCCGATGCGGTTGATGTCTCGCCTCGGACACTCCTGCGCTATTTTTCCACCAAGGAAGATATCGTCGTAAGCTGGGTCGAAGAGGGAATGTCCGTCTTCATCTCTAGCCTCGCGGATCGGCCGACCAGCGAAGCCGCGCATGTCTCTCTGCTCGCGAGTGCGCGCGCAATGTTGGCGCACTACCAAACCCAGGCCAGCTTTTATCTGACGATCGAGCGCACGATTGCCTCTTCGTCGGCGATCCGTGCGCGCAAGCTGGAAATGTCCTCCCAGCTCGCGGAGCAGGTGACGCAGTTGCTGAAGGAGCGAAGCGGTTCGTCCGGTGCCGGCGATTGGCACGCCGTGCTTTACCCGGCGGTGGTCTTTTCCGTGCTGAGAATTGTGATCGGCCGCTGGGTCGAGGACAACGGAAACCGCCCGCTGCTTGAGCTGTTTGACGAGGCTAGTGCGCTCATACGCTTCGGCGATTGA
- a CDS encoding thiolase family protein, with protein MRSSEIVLSSPVRTAIGGYNGTLKGTPATELGAVAVRETLRRSGLDPALLGGVFMGNVVQAGNRMNPARQAAIGGGVPVSVPALTVNRVCGSGAQAIVSAAQDIADGSSDVAIAGGMENMDRAPYLLEGGRWGYRMGPAPVLDSMLTDGLNDAFSGEHSGWHTEDLVSKMQITRAEQDAFAARSQQRFATAQKDGRFAPEIVAVEVKGRKAAETFAVDEAPRPDTTVDTLARLRPAFRPEGSITAGNAPGLNSAAAAMIVAERGFAERQGLEPMGRIAGYGVAAVEPGMFGLGPVPAVHKALARAGWALGDVERIEINEAFAAVPIAVARQLGLPEDIVNVDGGAIAHGHPIGATGAILVTRLLYAMRRDGLTRGVVTLCIGGGQGIALALEAL; from the coding sequence ATGCGCAGCTCTGAAATCGTTCTCTCGTCTCCGGTTCGTACGGCGATCGGCGGCTATAATGGCACGTTGAAGGGAACACCCGCGACCGAACTCGGCGCCGTGGCGGTGCGGGAGACGCTGCGGCGGTCCGGCCTCGATCCAGCCCTGTTGGGCGGCGTGTTCATGGGCAATGTGGTGCAGGCGGGAAATCGCATGAACCCGGCGCGTCAAGCGGCCATCGGCGGCGGCGTGCCGGTGAGCGTGCCGGCGTTGACCGTGAACCGTGTGTGTGGCTCCGGCGCCCAGGCCATCGTTTCCGCCGCGCAGGACATTGCCGATGGCAGTAGCGACGTCGCCATTGCCGGCGGCATGGAGAATATGGACCGCGCGCCCTACCTGCTCGAAGGCGGGCGCTGGGGTTATCGTATGGGCCCCGCACCGGTGCTCGACAGCATGCTCACCGATGGGCTGAACGACGCCTTCTCGGGCGAGCACTCCGGCTGGCACACGGAAGATCTCGTCAGCAAGATGCAGATCACCCGAGCCGAGCAGGATGCTTTTGCCGCTCGCTCTCAGCAGCGCTTCGCTACCGCCCAGAAAGATGGGCGTTTCGCGCCCGAGATCGTGGCCGTCGAGGTGAAGGGCCGCAAGGCGGCGGAGACATTCGCCGTGGACGAGGCGCCGCGGCCGGACACCACGGTGGATACGCTCGCGAGACTGCGCCCCGCCTTCCGGCCGGAGGGCAGCATCACCGCCGGCAATGCGCCGGGGCTCAACAGCGCCGCCGCCGCCATGATTGTGGCGGAGCGCGGCTTTGCCGAACGACAGGGGCTGGAGCCCATGGGCAGGATCGCCGGCTATGGCGTGGCCGCCGTCGAGCCGGGCATGTTCGGCCTCGGCCCCGTGCCGGCTGTGCATAAGGCGCTGGCGCGAGCCGGCTGGGCGCTGGGCGATGTCGAGCGGATCGAGATCAACGAGGCCTTCGCGGCTGTGCCCATCGCCGTGGCGCGTCAACTCGGCCTGCCCGAGGACATCGTGAACGTCGACGGTGGCGCCATCGCGCACGGCCATCCGATCGGCGCGACCGGGGCGATCCTCGTGACACGTCTGCTGTATGCCATGCGCCGCGATGGCCTCACCCGCGGTGTCGTCACCCTGTGCATTGGCGGCGGCCAGGGTATCGCTCTGGCTCTGGAGGCTCTGTGA